One Zeugodacus cucurbitae isolate PBARC_wt_2022May chromosome 3, idZeuCucr1.2, whole genome shotgun sequence genomic region harbors:
- the LOC105219910 gene encoding uncharacterized protein LOC105219910 isoform X2, with protein MLQHIFGLLAKLLICCNLITDATGITNAATNATTAAFTSMLTTTSQHINMPHNWLRRQRRYLLFEKGTTLGVQISCAKAIIPERPRGLYNIYELTLNYALPISVDDLWPKPRKSHPTTMMKTKAKQVAMTKHHAPTNVGAGHTQKLIKFGGSESNYNNNTTQEIWLSPWYATATDWPAAEKTMPTWWQVPARRRQWFSNARKQQQQQQYRKQYSVRQQQGFSTPLQQAKSFTFTPRQLSNKFSKLPVAAHLSPQLLAMCPRQDVYGGWQNNVPRLCAAAAKTFRGGRKGVGVVENVENNDDAGHQSVKRDADFHFATNAERIFFDLLAQWAHIYNYPPHYCIMRTFCESRYLLAARGQSLFHDLLRILIE; from the exons ATGCTGCAACACATATTTGGGTTGCTAGCAAAGCTGCTAATTTGTTGCAACCTCATTACAGATGCGACAGGCATAACGAATGCAGCAACCAATGCAACAACAGCTGCGTTCACTAGCATGTTAACAACCACAAGTCAGCACATCAACATGCCACATAACTGGCTACGACGACAGCGGCGGTATTTGCTGTTTGAGAAGGGCACGACATTGGGG GTCCAAATATCCTGTGCGAAAGCTATAATACCAGAGCGCCCACGAGgtctgtataatatatatgaactgACCCTTAACTATGCATTGCCCATATCGGTGGATGATCTATGGCCCAAACCAAGGAAATCACATCCGACGACGATGATGAAGACCAAGGCGAAGCAAGTGGCAATGACAAAGCACCATGCACCAACAAATGTAGGAGCAGGGCATacgcaaaaattaataaaatttggcgGAAGTGagagcaattacaacaacaatactaccCAGGAAATTTGGCTATCACCGTGGTATGCAACTGCAACCGATTGGCCTGCAGCGGAAAAAACTATGCCAACTTGGTGGCAAGTGCCAGCGCGGCGACGTCAATGGTTCAGCAACGCtcgcaaacagcaacaacaacaacaataccgaaAACAATACAGTGTTCGACAGCAACAGGGATTCTCTACACCGTTGCAACAAGCGAAATCATTTACCTTCACACCACGTCAattgtcaaacaaattttcaaaactacCAGTGGCTGCCCATTTGTCACCGCAACTCCTTGCCATGTGTCCAAGACAAGATGTCTACGGCGGTTGGCAAAACAATGTGCCGCGCTTGTGTGCGGCAGCTGCGAAAACGTTTAGGGGTGGTCGAAagggtgttggtgttgttgaaaACGTTGAAAACAATGATGATGCTGGCCATCAAAGTGTTAAACGTGATGCTGATTTTCATTTTGCCACAAATGCTGAAcgtattttctttgatttgctGGCGCAATGGGCACACAT TTATAATTACCCACCTCATTACTGTATAATGCGTACCTTCTGTGAATCGCGCTATTTGCTGGCTGCGCGGGGACAATCGCTGTTTCACGATTTGCTACGAATTCTAATCGAGTGA
- the LOC105219910 gene encoding uncharacterized protein LOC105219910 isoform X4 codes for MLTTTSQHINMPHNWLRRQRRYLLFEKGTTLGVQISCAKAIIPERPRGLYNIYELTLNYALPISVDDLWPKPRKSHPTTMMKTKAKQVAMTKHHAPTNVGAGHTQKLIKFGGSESNYNNNTTQEIWLSPWYATATDWPAAEKTMPTWWQVPARRRQWFSNARKQQQQQQYRKQYSVRQQQGFSTPLQQAKSFTFTPRQLSNKFSKLPVAAHLSPQLLAMCPRQDVYGGWQNNVPRLCAAAAKTFRGGRKGVGVVENVENNDDAGHQSVKRDADFHFATNAERIFFDLLAQWAHIAALPAARRHATYKKSISHDNLSDCAQYYATLCGLSFLEHINELVHGRFMQ; via the exons ATGTTAACAACCACAAGTCAGCACATCAACATGCCACATAACTGGCTACGACGACAGCGGCGGTATTTGCTGTTTGAGAAGGGCACGACATTGGGG GTCCAAATATCCTGTGCGAAAGCTATAATACCAGAGCGCCCACGAGgtctgtataatatatatgaactgACCCTTAACTATGCATTGCCCATATCGGTGGATGATCTATGGCCCAAACCAAGGAAATCACATCCGACGACGATGATGAAGACCAAGGCGAAGCAAGTGGCAATGACAAAGCACCATGCACCAACAAATGTAGGAGCAGGGCATacgcaaaaattaataaaatttggcgGAAGTGagagcaattacaacaacaatactaccCAGGAAATTTGGCTATCACCGTGGTATGCAACTGCAACCGATTGGCCTGCAGCGGAAAAAACTATGCCAACTTGGTGGCAAGTGCCAGCGCGGCGACGTCAATGGTTCAGCAACGCtcgcaaacagcaacaacaacaacaataccgaaAACAATACAGTGTTCGACAGCAACAGGGATTCTCTACACCGTTGCAACAAGCGAAATCATTTACCTTCACACCACGTCAattgtcaaacaaattttcaaaactacCAGTGGCTGCCCATTTGTCACCGCAACTCCTTGCCATGTGTCCAAGACAAGATGTCTACGGCGGTTGGCAAAACAATGTGCCGCGCTTGTGTGCGGCAGCTGCGAAAACGTTTAGGGGTGGTCGAAagggtgttggtgttgttgaaaACGTTGAAAACAATGATGATGCTGGCCATCAAAGTGTTAAACGTGATGCTGATTTTCATTTTGCCACAAATGCTGAAcgtattttctttgatttgctGGCGCAATGGGCACACAT TGCCGCATTGCCGGCCGCACGTCGTCATGCcacatataaaaaatcaatttcgcaTGACAATTTAAGCGACTGCGCCCAATACTATGCAACACTTTGCGGCTTAAGCTTTTTGGAACATATCAACGAACTTGTGCATGGACGATTTATGCAATAA
- the LOC105219910 gene encoding uncharacterized protein LOC105219910 isoform X1 gives MLQHIFGLLAKLLICCNLITDATGITNAATNATTAAFTSMLTTTSQHINMPHNWLRRQRRYLLFEKGTTLGVQISCAKAIIPERPRGLYNIYELTLNYALPISVDDLWPKPRKSHPTTMMKTKAKQVAMTKHHAPTNVGAGHTQKLIKFGGSESNYNNNTTQEIWLSPWYATATDWPAAEKTMPTWWQVPARRRQWFSNARKQQQQQQYRKQYSVRQQQGFSTPLQQAKSFTFTPRQLSNKFSKLPVAAHLSPQLLAMCPRQDVYGGWQNNVPRLCAAAAKTFRGGRKGVGVVENVENNDDAGHQSVKRDADFHFATNAERIFFDLLAQWAHIAALPAARRHATYKKSISHDNLSDCAQYYATLCGLSFLEHINELVHGRFMQ, from the exons ATGCTGCAACACATATTTGGGTTGCTAGCAAAGCTGCTAATTTGTTGCAACCTCATTACAGATGCGACAGGCATAACGAATGCAGCAACCAATGCAACAACAGCTGCGTTCACTAGCATGTTAACAACCACAAGTCAGCACATCAACATGCCACATAACTGGCTACGACGACAGCGGCGGTATTTGCTGTTTGAGAAGGGCACGACATTGGGG GTCCAAATATCCTGTGCGAAAGCTATAATACCAGAGCGCCCACGAGgtctgtataatatatatgaactgACCCTTAACTATGCATTGCCCATATCGGTGGATGATCTATGGCCCAAACCAAGGAAATCACATCCGACGACGATGATGAAGACCAAGGCGAAGCAAGTGGCAATGACAAAGCACCATGCACCAACAAATGTAGGAGCAGGGCATacgcaaaaattaataaaatttggcgGAAGTGagagcaattacaacaacaatactaccCAGGAAATTTGGCTATCACCGTGGTATGCAACTGCAACCGATTGGCCTGCAGCGGAAAAAACTATGCCAACTTGGTGGCAAGTGCCAGCGCGGCGACGTCAATGGTTCAGCAACGCtcgcaaacagcaacaacaacaacaataccgaaAACAATACAGTGTTCGACAGCAACAGGGATTCTCTACACCGTTGCAACAAGCGAAATCATTTACCTTCACACCACGTCAattgtcaaacaaattttcaaaactacCAGTGGCTGCCCATTTGTCACCGCAACTCCTTGCCATGTGTCCAAGACAAGATGTCTACGGCGGTTGGCAAAACAATGTGCCGCGCTTGTGTGCGGCAGCTGCGAAAACGTTTAGGGGTGGTCGAAagggtgttggtgttgttgaaaACGTTGAAAACAATGATGATGCTGGCCATCAAAGTGTTAAACGTGATGCTGATTTTCATTTTGCCACAAATGCTGAAcgtattttctttgatttgctGGCGCAATGGGCACACAT TGCCGCATTGCCGGCCGCACGTCGTCATGCcacatataaaaaatcaatttcgcaTGACAATTTAAGCGACTGCGCCCAATACTATGCAACACTTTGCGGCTTAAGCTTTTTGGAACATATCAACGAACTTGTGCATGGACGATTTATGCAATAA
- the LOC105219910 gene encoding uncharacterized protein LOC105219910 isoform X3: MLQHIFGLLAKLLICCNLITDATGITNAATNATTAAFTSMLTTTSQHINMPHNWLRRQRRYLLFEKGTTLGVQISCAKAIIPERPRGLYNIYELTLNYALPISVDDLWPKPRKSHPTTMMKTKAKQVAMTKHHAPTNVGAGHTQKLIKFGGSESNYNNNTTQEIWLSPWYATATDWPAAEKTMPTWWQVPARRRQWFSNARKQQQQQQYRKQYSVRQQQGFSTPLQQAKSFTFTPRQLSNKFSKLPVAAHLSPQLLAMCPRQDVYGGWQNNVPRLCAAAAKTFRGGRKGVGVVENVENNDDAGHQSVKRDADFHFATNAERIFFDLLAQWAHIECLIFILTKTAYIYLK; encoded by the exons ATGCTGCAACACATATTTGGGTTGCTAGCAAAGCTGCTAATTTGTTGCAACCTCATTACAGATGCGACAGGCATAACGAATGCAGCAACCAATGCAACAACAGCTGCGTTCACTAGCATGTTAACAACCACAAGTCAGCACATCAACATGCCACATAACTGGCTACGACGACAGCGGCGGTATTTGCTGTTTGAGAAGGGCACGACATTGGGG GTCCAAATATCCTGTGCGAAAGCTATAATACCAGAGCGCCCACGAGgtctgtataatatatatgaactgACCCTTAACTATGCATTGCCCATATCGGTGGATGATCTATGGCCCAAACCAAGGAAATCACATCCGACGACGATGATGAAGACCAAGGCGAAGCAAGTGGCAATGACAAAGCACCATGCACCAACAAATGTAGGAGCAGGGCATacgcaaaaattaataaaatttggcgGAAGTGagagcaattacaacaacaatactaccCAGGAAATTTGGCTATCACCGTGGTATGCAACTGCAACCGATTGGCCTGCAGCGGAAAAAACTATGCCAACTTGGTGGCAAGTGCCAGCGCGGCGACGTCAATGGTTCAGCAACGCtcgcaaacagcaacaacaacaacaataccgaaAACAATACAGTGTTCGACAGCAACAGGGATTCTCTACACCGTTGCAACAAGCGAAATCATTTACCTTCACACCACGTCAattgtcaaacaaattttcaaaactacCAGTGGCTGCCCATTTGTCACCGCAACTCCTTGCCATGTGTCCAAGACAAGATGTCTACGGCGGTTGGCAAAACAATGTGCCGCGCTTGTGTGCGGCAGCTGCGAAAACGTTTAGGGGTGGTCGAAagggtgttggtgttgttgaaaACGTTGAAAACAATGATGATGCTGGCCATCAAAGTGTTAAACGTGATGCTGATTTTCATTTTGCCACAAATGCTGAAcgtattttctttgatttgctGGCGCAATGGGCACACAT